A single window of Streptomyces aquilus DNA harbors:
- a CDS encoding penicillin acylase family protein — translation MRTRLRRAVVAAVALLTATSALPAAAAQGHGRQQHPSHGGLSATIRYTEYGIPHIVAKDYANLGFGTGWAQAADQVCTLADGFVTVRGERSRFFGPDAAPDSSLSSATRNLSSDLYFKGVRESGTVEKLLAEPAPVGPSRQVKDLMRGFAAGYNAWLRQNRITDPACKGAAWVRPVTELDVAARGFAFAVLGGQGRGVDGITAAQPPTTAAAGAPNAQDTARAARELLAADSADMGSNAVAFSGATTANGRGLLLGNPHYPWQGGRRFWQSQQTIPGELNVSGGSLLGSATMSIGHNARVAWSHTVATGVPLNLHQLTLDPADPTTYLVDGEPERMTRRTVTVGTKDGAPVTRTQWWTRYGPVVTSLGASVPLPWTTTTAYALNDPNAANLRASDTALGFSKARGTADVLKSLQRTQGLPWVNTIAADAAGHSLFTQSQVLPRVTDELAQRCSTPLGKVTYPSAGLAVLDGSRGDCALGGDADAVQPGIFGPAKMPTLTDAPYAENSNDSAWLANAERPLTRYERIFGTIGTQRSLRTRGAIEDVAALARRGDLTVADLQAQQFANRVPAGDLTAADAAKACAALPGGTATGSDGKAVDVTEACGVLAAWDRTANTGSLGALLFDRLWRRIPAAQLWKVPFSTADPVGTPNTLNTGTTAFTTALADTVTELRTANIPLNSPLGDHQFVIRNGKRIPVPGGTESLGVWNKVEPVWDAANGGYTEVSTGSSYIQAVGWNGSRCPVARTLLTYSQSSNPNSPHYSDQTRLFSQERWVTSRFCEKDILSSPGLKVVRVRER, via the coding sequence ATGCGCACCCGCCTCAGACGTGCCGTCGTCGCGGCCGTCGCCCTGCTCACCGCCACCTCCGCCCTGCCGGCCGCCGCCGCTCAGGGCCACGGCCGGCAGCAACACCCCTCGCACGGCGGCCTGTCCGCCACCATCCGCTACACCGAGTACGGCATTCCGCACATCGTCGCCAAGGACTACGCGAACCTCGGCTTCGGCACCGGGTGGGCGCAGGCCGCCGACCAGGTGTGCACGCTCGCCGACGGTTTCGTGACCGTGCGCGGCGAGCGGTCCCGCTTCTTCGGCCCCGATGCCGCGCCCGACTCCTCCCTCTCCTCGGCCACGAGGAACCTCTCGAGCGACCTCTATTTCAAGGGAGTTCGCGAGTCCGGCACGGTGGAGAAGCTGCTCGCCGAACCGGCGCCGGTGGGCCCCAGCCGGCAAGTGAAGGACCTGATGCGGGGCTTCGCCGCCGGGTACAACGCCTGGCTGCGGCAGAACCGGATCACCGATCCGGCGTGCAAGGGTGCCGCCTGGGTCCGGCCGGTGACCGAACTCGACGTCGCGGCACGCGGGTTCGCGTTCGCCGTACTGGGCGGCCAGGGCAGGGGTGTGGACGGGATCACGGCCGCCCAGCCGCCGACGACGGCCGCCGCGGGCGCCCCGAACGCCCAGGACACGGCCCGGGCGGCCCGGGAGCTGCTGGCCGCCGACTCCGCCGACATGGGGTCCAACGCTGTCGCCTTCAGCGGCGCGACGACCGCGAACGGCCGCGGACTGCTGCTCGGCAACCCGCACTACCCCTGGCAGGGCGGGCGCCGCTTCTGGCAGTCGCAACAGACGATCCCGGGTGAACTGAACGTCTCCGGCGGCTCGTTGCTCGGCTCGGCGACGATGTCCATTGGCCACAACGCCCGGGTGGCGTGGAGCCACACCGTCGCCACGGGCGTCCCCCTCAACCTCCACCAGCTCACGCTCGACCCGGCCGACCCGACGACGTATCTCGTCGACGGCGAGCCGGAGCGGATGACGCGACGCACGGTCACCGTCGGGACGAAGGACGGCGCCCCGGTCACCCGCACTCAGTGGTGGACGCGGTACGGCCCCGTCGTCACGTCGCTCGGCGCGTCCGTCCCGCTGCCGTGGACGACCACGACGGCGTACGCCCTCAACGACCCGAACGCGGCCAACCTTCGTGCCTCCGACACCGCGCTCGGCTTCAGCAAGGCGCGCGGCACCGCGGACGTGCTCAAGTCCCTCCAGCGGACGCAGGGGCTGCCGTGGGTGAACACGATCGCCGCCGACGCGGCCGGTCACTCGCTGTTCACCCAGTCCCAGGTGCTCCCCCGCGTCACCGACGAGCTGGCCCAGCGCTGCTCCACCCCGCTCGGCAAGGTCACCTACCCGTCGGCGGGGCTCGCGGTCCTCGACGGCTCGCGCGGCGACTGCGCGCTCGGCGGCGACGCGGACGCCGTACAGCCCGGGATCTTCGGCCCGGCGAAGATGCCGACGCTCACGGACGCGCCGTACGCCGAGAACTCCAACGACAGCGCCTGGCTGGCCAACGCCGAGCGGCCGTTGACCAGGTACGAGCGGATCTTCGGCACGATCGGCACGCAGCGGTCGCTGCGGACGCGCGGGGCCATCGAGGACGTGGCGGCGCTGGCGCGGCGCGGCGATCTGACGGTGGCGGACCTCCAGGCGCAGCAGTTCGCCAACCGGGTACCGGCCGGCGACCTGACCGCGGCCGACGCGGCGAAGGCGTGTGCCGCGTTGCCCGGCGGCACGGCAACGGGCAGTGACGGCAAGGCCGTTGACGTGACCGAGGCGTGCGGGGTGCTCGCGGCGTGGGACCGCACGGCGAACACGGGCAGCCTGGGCGCGCTGCTCTTCGACCGCCTGTGGCGGCGCATCCCCGCGGCCCAGCTGTGGAAGGTGCCGTTCTCGACGGCCGACCCGGTCGGCACCCCGAACACCCTCAACACGGGCACCACGGCGTTCACCACGGCACTCGCGGACACGGTCACCGAGCTCCGCACGGCGAACATCCCGCTCAACTCCCCCTTGGGAGACCACCAGTTCGTCATCCGGAACGGCAAGCGCATCCCGGTCCCCGGCGGCACCGAGTCGCTCGGCGTCTGGAACAAGGTCGAGCCGGTGTGGGACGCGGCCAACGGCGGCTACACCGAGGTCTCGACCGGCTCCAGCTACATCCAGGCGGTCGGCTGGAACGGCAGCCGCTGCCCGGTAGCCCGCACCCTCCTCACCTACTCCCAGTCCTCGAACCCCAACTCCCCGCACTACAGCGACCAGACCCGCCTCTTCTCGCAGGAGCGCTGGGTGACGTCCCGGTTCTGCGAGAAGGACATCCTGTCGTCGCCGGGGTTGAAGGTGGTGCGGGTGCGCGAACGCTGA
- a CDS encoding ABC transporter permease, with amino-acid sequence MNTASYAVRDSATMLRRNLKHMARYPSQTLMLIGLPLLFLLLFVYAFGGTMGAGLPGTPARERGDYLTFITPGILVMAVASVSISTAVSVATDMTGGIIDRFRTMAIAKVSVLTGHVLGAMVQTALALATVLGVAFLLGLETGASAMQWSGLVGLLALLSLAMTWFTVALGLASPNPEAASNWPMIFIMLPFVGSGFVPIESMPTGLRWFAEYQPFTPIIDAFRGLLAGSPDGSDVLWAVGGCTMIGLVGYLWSRRLYRTRAAK; translated from the coding sequence ATGAACACCGCGTCGTATGCCGTCCGCGATTCGGCGACCATGTTGCGCCGCAACCTGAAGCACATGGCCCGGTACCCGTCGCAGACGCTGATGCTGATCGGCCTGCCGCTGCTGTTCCTGCTGCTGTTCGTCTACGCCTTCGGAGGCACCATGGGCGCCGGTCTGCCCGGAACCCCGGCGAGGGAGCGCGGCGACTACCTGACGTTCATCACTCCCGGGATCTTGGTGATGGCAGTGGCAAGCGTGTCCATCAGCACGGCCGTCTCGGTCGCCACCGACATGACAGGCGGGATCATCGACCGGTTCCGGACCATGGCCATCGCCAAGGTCTCGGTGCTGACCGGCCACGTGCTGGGCGCGATGGTCCAGACTGCGCTGGCACTCGCAACGGTCCTGGGCGTTGCGTTCCTGCTCGGTCTGGAGACCGGCGCCTCAGCGATGCAATGGTCGGGCCTGGTCGGTCTGCTCGCGCTGTTGTCGCTCGCGATGACCTGGTTCACCGTGGCGCTGGGGCTGGCCAGTCCGAACCCGGAGGCCGCGAGCAACTGGCCGATGATCTTCATCATGCTGCCGTTCGTGGGCAGCGGATTCGTGCCGATCGAGTCGATGCCGACCGGGCTGCGATGGTTCGCCGAGTACCAGCCGTTCACGCCGATCATCGACGCCTTCCGCGGTCTGCTGGCCGGATCGCCCGATGGTTCGGACGTGCTCTGGGCCGTCGGCGGGTGCACGATGATCGGGCTGGTCGGCTACCTCTGGTCACGGCGTCTCTACCGGACCCGGGCAGCGAAGTAG
- a CDS encoding MerR family transcriptional regulator → MLTIGELASYVGVTVRAVRHYHAKGLLPEPERDHSGYRRYGAGAVVELVKIRTLAEAGVPLARVRELLHADEEEFAAAVAEIDKRLRTEIRERQRHRERIARLAAGDSLALPQEVVEFLDRLRALGVDERIVQVERDGWIPLAARSPERVPEWMERKREQIADPQIIDFYLTLGKALDRTDDDPRLVELADKLAAYITQMANEQGEFYVDDTGIEPPFAELLDRHVFDTLPPTRRLIELLTKRGWTGWTKLERVNPTQDAAGTR, encoded by the coding sequence ATGCTGACTATCGGCGAGCTGGCGTCGTATGTCGGAGTGACAGTGCGCGCGGTGCGGCACTATCACGCCAAGGGGCTATTGCCAGAGCCGGAGCGGGACCACTCCGGCTATCGGAGGTATGGCGCCGGCGCCGTGGTCGAGCTGGTCAAGATCCGGACCCTCGCCGAGGCCGGCGTCCCTCTGGCGCGCGTGCGGGAGCTGCTGCATGCCGACGAGGAGGAGTTCGCCGCGGCGGTGGCAGAAATCGACAAGCGGCTGCGGACGGAGATCCGGGAGCGGCAGCGGCATCGCGAGCGGATCGCCCGTCTCGCCGCCGGGGACAGCCTGGCACTGCCCCAGGAGGTGGTCGAGTTCCTTGACCGGCTGCGGGCGCTCGGGGTCGACGAGCGGATTGTCCAGGTCGAGCGCGACGGCTGGATCCCGCTGGCCGCGCGCTCACCCGAGCGGGTCCCGGAGTGGATGGAACGAAAGCGGGAGCAGATCGCCGACCCGCAGATCATCGACTTCTATCTCACTCTGGGCAAAGCTCTCGACCGTACCGACGACGACCCACGCCTGGTCGAACTGGCCGACAAGCTGGCCGCCTACATCACGCAGATGGCCAACGAGCAGGGCGAGTTCTACGTCGACGACACCGGCATCGAACCACCGTTCGCCGAGCTGCTGGATAGACATGTGTTCGACACCCTGCCGCCGACCCGTCGGCTGATCGAACTGCTCACGAAGCGAGGCTGGACCGGCTGGACGAAGCTTGAGCGGGTGAACCCAACACAGGATGCGGCCGGAACTCGGTAG
- a CDS encoding alpha/beta hydrolase, translating into MTEQLFILDEIPGVLWTPEDTHGTRPLILMGHGGGQHKKAPGILARAHRFAAERGFAVAATDVPHHGGRPRDQEFDRLATEYRARMAAGEETAGLDTALYTLVVGQTIAEWQTVLTAVQQLDHIGGRPVGYWGVSLGCALGIPFVAAEPRVRAAVLGLQGAPVLAGTAAQITVPVHFLVQRDDERIPRAQSQALFDAIGSAEKTLHANPGKHGDLPRFEMDDSLRFFARHLG; encoded by the coding sequence GTGACCGAACAGCTCTTCATTCTCGATGAGATCCCCGGCGTGCTGTGGACGCCTGAAGACACCCACGGCACTCGCCCCCTGATCCTGATGGGACACGGTGGCGGGCAACACAAGAAGGCCCCCGGCATCCTGGCCCGCGCGCATCGCTTCGCCGCCGAGCGCGGGTTCGCGGTCGCCGCGACCGACGTGCCCCACCACGGCGGTCGGCCGAGGGACCAGGAGTTCGACCGGCTCGCGACCGAGTACCGGGCGCGGATGGCCGCCGGAGAGGAAACGGCTGGGCTGGACACCGCCCTGTACACGCTCGTGGTCGGGCAGACCATCGCGGAATGGCAGACGGTCCTGACCGCAGTCCAGCAACTCGACCATATCGGCGGCCGACCGGTGGGCTATTGGGGCGTGTCACTGGGCTGCGCGCTCGGTATCCCGTTCGTCGCCGCAGAACCTCGAGTCCGCGCCGCGGTGCTGGGCCTGCAAGGGGCGCCCGTGCTGGCCGGGACCGCCGCGCAGATCACCGTGCCGGTGCATTTTCTGGTCCAGCGGGACGATGAGCGGATCCCTCGTGCACAGAGCCAGGCGTTGTTCGATGCCATCGGTTCGGCTGAGAAGACGCTGCACGCCAACCCTGGCAAGCACGGAGATCTGCCGCGGTTCGAGATGGACGACTCGCTGCGGTTCTTCGCCCGGCATCTGGGCTGA
- a CDS encoding ABC transporter ATP-binding protein, protein MTTRTNAIEVSGLRKSYGDHEVVAGVDLTVPAGTVYALLGPNGAGKTTTVRILSTVLPADAGEARVAGYDIRHEADQVRASIGVTGQFSAVDELLTGRENLRLMADLGHLDRRRAESAVEQLLERFRLADAADRRAVTYSGGMKRRMDLAMTLVAGPRLIFLDEPTTGLDPRSRRDLWDIVRELVADGVTVFLTTQYLEEADQLADRVGVLDGGRLVAEGTAAELKRLVPGGHVELQAADTEGLADLARQFPEANPNVTALTLTLPHDGSLTTLRRLLAEVDDDAVTGLFVHTADLDDVFLALTDHSTADESPEEVPA, encoded by the coding sequence ATGACGACGAGAACCAATGCGATCGAGGTCTCCGGGCTACGCAAGTCGTACGGTGACCACGAGGTGGTAGCCGGAGTCGACCTGACCGTCCCCGCAGGCACCGTGTACGCCCTGCTCGGACCCAACGGGGCCGGCAAGACCACCACCGTCCGGATCCTGTCCACCGTGCTGCCTGCGGACGCCGGTGAGGCTCGGGTCGCCGGGTACGACATACGCCACGAGGCAGACCAGGTGCGTGCGTCGATCGGAGTGACCGGGCAGTTCTCCGCCGTGGACGAGTTACTCACCGGGCGGGAGAATCTGCGGCTGATGGCCGACCTCGGTCACCTGGACCGGCGTCGTGCGGAGAGTGCGGTAGAGCAACTGCTGGAGCGGTTCCGCCTGGCTGATGCCGCCGACCGACGCGCGGTGACGTACTCCGGCGGTATGAAGCGGCGGATGGACCTGGCAATGACCCTGGTCGCAGGGCCGCGGCTGATCTTTCTCGACGAGCCGACCACGGGCCTCGACCCACGCAGCCGCCGTGACCTGTGGGACATCGTGCGGGAGCTGGTGGCCGACGGGGTCACCGTCTTCCTCACCACCCAGTACCTGGAGGAGGCCGACCAACTCGCCGACCGGGTCGGTGTGCTCGACGGAGGCCGACTGGTCGCCGAGGGCACCGCGGCCGAGCTGAAGCGGCTGGTCCCCGGCGGACACGTCGAGCTTCAGGCCGCTGACACTGAAGGCCTGGCCGACTTGGCACGCCAGTTCCCCGAAGCGAACCCGAACGTAACGGCGCTGACCCTGACCCTGCCGCACGACGGCAGCCTCACCACGCTGCGACGGCTGTTGGCCGAGGTCGACGACGACGCGGTCACCGGGCTCTTTGTACACACCGCGGACCTGGACGACGTGTTCCTGGCGCTCACCGACCACTCCACCGCCGACGAGTCTCCAGAAGAGGTGCCGGCATGA
- a CDS encoding acyl-CoA synthetase codes for MTSGHGSTVDGVLRRSARRTPARVAVEYGERSWTYEELDAAVSRAASVLLGEGLAPGDRVGAYGHNSDAYLIAFLACARAGLVHVPVNQNLTGDDLAYIVGQSGSTLVLTDPDLAARLPDGVRTLPLRDADDSLLARLPAAPAYDGPEPRSEDLVQLLYTSGTTALPKGAMMTHRALVHEYLSAISALDLSAGDRPVHSLPLYHSAQMHVFLLPYLAVGATNVILDAPDGDRLFDLIEAGRADSLFAPPTVWIGLSNRPDFATRDLGGLRKAYYGASIMPVPVLERLRERLPKLAFYNCFGQSEIGPLATVLAPDEHKGRMDSCGRPVLFVDARVVDEDGKEVPDGTPGEIVYKSPQLCEGYWDKPEETADAFRDGWFRSGDLAVRDAHGYFTIVDRVKDVINSGGVLVASRQVEDALYTHEGVAEVAVIGLPDERWIEAVTAVVVPRGEVTEEALIAHARERLAHFKAPKRVVFVGELPRNASGKILKRELRDRLG; via the coding sequence ATGACGTCTGGACACGGCAGCACGGTTGACGGGGTGCTGCGCCGCAGCGCCCGGCGCACCCCGGCGCGGGTCGCGGTGGAGTACGGCGAGCGCTCATGGACGTACGAGGAACTCGACGCGGCCGTCTCCCGCGCGGCGAGTGTCCTCCTCGGCGAGGGCCTCGCGCCCGGCGACCGGGTGGGCGCCTACGGGCACAACTCCGACGCCTATCTCATCGCGTTCCTCGCCTGCGCCCGTGCGGGCCTCGTGCACGTCCCGGTCAACCAGAACCTGACCGGCGACGACCTCGCGTACATCGTCGGCCAGTCGGGCAGCACGCTGGTCCTCACCGATCCCGACCTCGCCGCCCGACTCCCGGACGGCGTGCGGACGTTGCCGCTGCGGGACGCCGACGACTCCCTGCTCGCGCGCCTGCCCGCGGCCCCCGCGTACGACGGCCCGGAGCCGCGCAGCGAGGACCTCGTCCAACTGCTCTACACCTCCGGTACGACCGCCCTCCCGAAGGGCGCGATGATGACGCACCGCGCCCTGGTGCACGAGTACCTCAGCGCGATCAGCGCCCTCGACCTGAGCGCCGGCGACCGCCCCGTGCACTCGCTCCCGCTGTACCACTCGGCGCAGATGCATGTGTTCCTGCTGCCCTACCTCGCGGTCGGCGCGACGAACGTCATCCTCGACGCGCCCGACGGCGACCGCCTCTTCGACCTGATCGAGGCGGGCCGCGCCGACAGCCTCTTCGCACCGCCCACGGTCTGGATCGGCCTGTCCAACCGCCCCGACTTCGCCACCCGCGACCTCGGCGGACTCCGCAAGGCGTACTACGGGGCGTCGATCATGCCGGTGCCGGTCCTGGAGCGGCTGCGGGAACGGCTCCCCAAGCTCGCCTTCTACAACTGTTTCGGCCAGAGCGAGATCGGCCCGCTGGCGACGGTCCTCGCCCCCGACGAGCACAAGGGCCGGATGGACTCCTGCGGGCGCCCGGTTCTCTTCGTCGACGCACGGGTCGTGGACGAGGACGGCAAGGAGGTGCCCGACGGCACGCCCGGCGAGATCGTCTACAAGTCCCCGCAGTTGTGCGAGGGCTACTGGGACAAACCCGAGGAGACCGCCGACGCCTTCCGTGACGGCTGGTTCCGCTCCGGCGACCTCGCGGTCCGCGACGCGCACGGCTACTTCACCATCGTCGACCGGGTGAAGGACGTCATCAACTCCGGTGGCGTACTGGTCGCTTCCCGTCAGGTCGAGGACGCCCTGTACACGCACGAGGGCGTCGCCGAGGTCGCGGTGATCGGGCTGCCCGACGAACGGTGGATCGAGGCGGTCACGGCGGTGGTCGTGCCGCGCGGTGAGGTGACAGAGGAGGCGTTGATCGCCCACGCCCGGGAGCGGCTCGCCCACTTCAAGGCGCCGAAGCGGGTGGTGTTCGTGGGTGAGTTGCCCCGGAACGCCAGCGGGAAGATCCTCAAGCGCGAACTCAGGGACCGGTTGGGCTGA
- a CDS encoding acyl-CoA synthetase, translating to MTSTTSTPPAGFWAQAAVEPDRTVLVAPDGEEWTAARLHAAANRLVHGLRAAGLRRGDAFAVVLPNGVELFTAHLAATQAGLYLVPINHHFVGPEIAWIVADSGAKVFLAHERFAAPARHAADEAGLPATHRYAVGAVEGFRPYAELLDGQPESAPEDRELGWVMNYTSGTTGRPRGIRRPLPGKAPEEAYLGGFLGIFGIKPYDDNVHLVCSPLYHTAVLQFASASLHIGHRLVLMDKWTPEEMLRLIDTHRCTHTHMVPTQFHRLLALPEETLARYDVSSMRHAIHGAAPCPDHVKRAMLDWWGPCVEEYYAASEGGGAFATAEDWLKKPGTVGKAWPISELAIFDDEGNRLPAGELGTVYLKMNTGGFSYHKDESKTRKNRIGDFFTVGDLGYLDEDGYLFLRDRKIDMIISGGVNIYPAEIESALLSHPAVADAAAFGIPHDDWGEEVKAVIEPAPGQDPGPDLAATLLAHCAEHLAGYKCPKTIDFITEMPRDPNGKLYKRRLRDPYWEGRTRPV from the coding sequence ATGACCAGCACCACGAGCACACCCCCCGCCGGATTCTGGGCGCAGGCCGCCGTCGAGCCCGATCGCACCGTCCTCGTCGCCCCGGACGGCGAGGAGTGGACCGCGGCGCGGCTGCACGCCGCCGCCAACCGTCTCGTCCACGGCCTGCGTGCCGCCGGACTGCGTCGCGGTGACGCCTTCGCCGTGGTCCTGCCCAACGGTGTCGAGCTCTTCACCGCTCATCTCGCCGCCACCCAGGCCGGGTTGTACCTCGTCCCGATCAACCACCACTTCGTCGGCCCCGAGATCGCCTGGATCGTCGCCGACTCCGGCGCCAAGGTCTTCCTCGCCCACGAGCGCTTCGCCGCGCCCGCCCGCCACGCCGCCGACGAGGCGGGCCTCCCGGCCACGCACCGGTACGCCGTCGGCGCGGTCGAGGGCTTCCGGCCGTACGCCGAACTCCTCGACGGACAACCGGAGTCGGCGCCGGAGGACCGCGAGCTCGGCTGGGTCATGAACTACACCTCGGGCACCACGGGCCGCCCCCGCGGCATCCGCCGCCCGCTGCCCGGCAAGGCGCCGGAGGAGGCCTACCTGGGCGGCTTCCTCGGCATCTTCGGCATCAAGCCGTACGACGACAACGTCCACCTCGTCTGCTCGCCGCTGTACCACACGGCGGTCCTCCAGTTCGCGAGCGCGTCCCTGCACATCGGACACCGCCTGGTCCTGATGGACAAGTGGACACCCGAGGAGATGCTGCGCCTGATCGACACACACCGCTGCACGCACACCCACATGGTCCCCACCCAGTTCCACCGCCTGCTGGCACTGCCCGAGGAGACCCTCGCACGGTACGACGTCTCGTCGATGCGCCACGCCATCCACGGCGCCGCCCCCTGTCCCGACCACGTCAAGCGGGCGATGCTGGACTGGTGGGGCCCGTGCGTGGAGGAGTACTACGCGGCCAGCGAGGGCGGCGGCGCCTTCGCCACGGCGGAGGACTGGCTGAAGAAGCCCGGCACGGTCGGAAAGGCCTGGCCCATCAGCGAGTTGGCGATCTTCGACGACGAGGGCAACCGGCTGCCGGCGGGTGAACTCGGTACCGTCTACCTGAAGATGAACACCGGCGGCTTCTCGTACCACAAGGATGAGTCCAAGACGAGGAAGAACCGCATCGGCGACTTCTTCACCGTCGGTGACCTCGGCTACCTCGACGAGGACGGCTATCTCTTCCTCCGCGACCGCAAGATCGACATGATCATCTCCGGCGGCGTCAACATCTACCCCGCCGAGATCGAGTCCGCCCTCCTGTCCCACCCCGCCGTCGCCGACGCGGCCGCCTTCGGCATCCCGCACGACGACTGGGGCGAGGAGGTCAAGGCCGTCATCGAACCGGCCCCCGGCCAGGACCCCGGCCCGGACCTCGCCGCCACCCTCCTCGCCCACTGCGCCGAACACCTCGCCGGCTACAAGTGCCCCAAGACCATCGACTTCATCACGGAAATGCCCCGCGACCCCAACGGCAAGCTGTACAAGCGGAGGTTGCGGGATCCGTACTGGGAGGGGCGTACGCGGCCCGTGTGA
- a CDS encoding NAD(P)H-dependent flavin oxidoreductase, protein MQTELSKKLGVEHAIFGFTPFPAVAAAISRAGGFGVLGAVRYTAPDDLKRDLDWIEGHVDGKPYGLDVVMPAKKVEGVTEADVEAMIPEGHRQFVRDTLAKYGVPELAEGEVSGWRITGWMEQVARTQLDVAFDYPIKLLANALGSPPADVVERAHDRGVLVAALAGSARHALKHKEGGIDIVVAQGYEAGGHTGEIASMVLTPEVVDAVGPLPVLAAGGIGSGQQVAAALALGAQGVWLGSLWLTCTEADMSSPAVTRKLLAASSSDTVRSRALTGKPARQLRTEWTDAWDDPDGPGALPMPLQGLLVADALTRIQKYEVEPLLGTPVGQIVGRMNRERSVQDVFDDLTRGFEQTVDRINRIAGRSGR, encoded by the coding sequence ATGCAGACGGAGCTGAGCAAGAAACTGGGAGTCGAGCACGCCATCTTCGGCTTCACGCCGTTCCCCGCCGTCGCTGCCGCCATCAGCAGGGCCGGTGGCTTCGGGGTGCTCGGTGCGGTCCGCTACACCGCCCCCGACGACCTCAAACGCGACCTCGACTGGATCGAGGGTCACGTGGACGGCAAGCCGTACGGCCTGGACGTCGTCATGCCCGCCAAGAAGGTGGAAGGCGTCACGGAGGCGGACGTCGAGGCGATGATCCCCGAGGGGCACCGGCAGTTCGTCCGGGACACCCTCGCCAAGTACGGCGTGCCCGAGCTGGCCGAGGGGGAGGTGTCTGGGTGGCGCATCACCGGGTGGATGGAGCAGGTCGCCCGCACCCAGCTCGACGTCGCCTTCGACTACCCGATCAAGCTGCTCGCCAACGCCCTCGGCTCGCCGCCCGCCGACGTCGTGGAACGCGCTCACGACCGGGGCGTGCTCGTGGCCGCCCTCGCGGGCAGCGCCCGGCACGCGCTCAAGCACAAGGAGGGCGGCATCGACATCGTCGTCGCCCAGGGCTACGAGGCCGGCGGTCACACCGGCGAGATCGCCTCCATGGTGCTGACCCCGGAGGTCGTGGACGCCGTCGGCCCGCTGCCCGTGCTGGCCGCGGGCGGCATCGGCAGCGGACAGCAGGTGGCCGCCGCGCTCGCCCTCGGCGCGCAGGGCGTATGGCTGGGCTCGCTCTGGCTCACCTGCACCGAGGCCGACATGTCCTCGCCCGCGGTGACCCGCAAACTCCTCGCGGCGAGCTCCTCCGACACCGTCCGCTCCCGCGCCCTGACCGGCAAGCCTGCCCGGCAGCTGCGCACCGAGTGGACCGATGCCTGGGACGACCCCGACGGCCCCGGCGCCCTCCCCATGCCACTCCAGGGCCTCCTCGTCGCCGACGCCCTCACCCGCATCCAGAAGTACGAGGTCGAGCCGTTGCTCGGCACCCCCGTGGGACAGATCGTCGGCCGGATGAACCGCGAACGCAGCGTCCAGGACGTCTTCGACGACCTCACCCGCGGCTTCGAACAGACGGTGGACCGCATCAACCGCATCGCCGGAAGGAGCGGCCGGTGA